The Sesamum indicum cultivar Zhongzhi No. 13 unplaced genomic scaffold, S_indicum_v1.0 C00658, whole genome shotgun sequence genome segment tttctaAGACATTGgggttttaattaaattttgaaaacacaaGAGTGAATGCTATGAAATTTACCCTgttaaaaaacatattattatgaGGAAATGTTAAACTATAGGATTGCAAAATTATGACttcagaagaaagaaaaaaaaaaaaaaaacgaactAACTGCATTGAAGCCAAAATTCGCTGTTTGCAATATACAGATTTAGCCCTATTTTTCCCTTGCCAACTACGTAGAGATATCAACCAGTTTTGaagtttaagaaataaatgagttaAGGGGAAGGATACTTACAGATATAAACTCGTGACATTACAACATAGGAGCTGAAATGGTCCTTTTCCTTGCCTGAAAAAAcaagatatttaaattacattcAGTTTTGAGTAAAACATGACATTAGAAGCATAAagcaattgaaatatatactTACAGTCAGTTTTTCCTGGGGCTGATGTTGTCCACCTTTTGGTTATGGCCAGTACGTACCTCCACAATAGTGGCATTCCACTGTGTAAGACTGCCTCTTGAGCTTGATTGGCTTTCTCTAACCCCTTTTGCTACTTCTCCTCGGTTTGTTAGGTATTTCATTTGGCTCCATTCTCCTAGCTCTTAATTTTACTTGCCTTTCTCCTAGAGTTTGGTGGAAGAGGAGGAATATTTCCTATATGAGCCCACAATTTAGGGCCATTTACAGGCATGATTGTAGACTAGTACACCTTTTTAAAAGTTTGCATACTGTAGCATGGATTAACAAAATTCTCCGGATCAAGAACTTGACTGCATATTGCGCCCATGGCATGATTACATGGAATGCCAGTCGAGTCCTATTTCCTGCGACTACATGAAAAATTCTGCAAATTCACCACATACTTTGCCCCCATCATAACAAGATATTTCATAGTTATATTGGCCTGATTTTTTGGCAATGTAGTCAGCTGCTTTTGTCAAGTATCTTTCTTGTCTTTGGAtagattttttcttctataCCACTTTTCTGAggcttatttatattttctgtcAGCCCCAATATGATAGTCCCTAATCCACTCAAGTATTCTTAAAAATGATTTCTCCCTTGCTTCCAGGATGCAACTGTTGCAGAACTCACAAACATTGTTCAATAACATATCACATATAGGAAAGGTATTTGATCCGTGTCGAAAAATAAGACTTCGAGCAGCGATCTCGATTGcacatcttttaatttattatcaactaagtttattattaagcttgttcatcaaattattatttaaattcattatatagttttaattattattttttggaaaaaggtGAATTGCATCAAATTAAGTAAAGAGAGATTACAAacaaagaggaaaaaacaTCCCCCCACCCAAGAAGCctatcaaatttatcaaaccCAAGGGATTTCCCAAGTCctttgtaataaattagtgTTAACAGTTAACGGAAGTTTATCACTCATAATTCTCAAACGCAATTGCTCCAAAACTAACGTCACAATCCGATCAGGTTGTGAAACCACGCCTTGGAACCGCCGTGTGTTTCGCTCCCTCCATGGGTGGTACACCAATGAGGCCAATGTAGCTTCGCCCTGTAGTTAACTATTATTTCTTTccagttataattttttgtatgatttaattcattatttattttattttataataaaatcataaatttaacaattggAACCTATTTAAAGGCTCAAGACTACCTCAAAACCAATCATGAACAGTTGTAAACTGATATTAGACAGGCTTTTTTGGGCCGGTTCTGAGACAGCCCAACCCAATCTGCACCTTGAGCTAGAGGTGGGGAATTTCTTGTCTAGGAGTTGAGGGGTCAtattgccatttttttttatttaggtttTCACAGACTTGATGAGTCTTTGGTTTAGCCAGTTTCTTGTTTGCTTTTTCCTCAATTTCTATGGTTTCATGTCACATATTTGCTTTAGCATTAATCTTCCATGCACAAAACTGTCAGGCTGTTCTTCAAATCACTAAACCAATTTTTCCGTCAAGTGATGCATACTAATTCTGAATGCATGAATTCTGGGTTTTTTTCTCTCTCGTTGCAGCGAATCGAAGAACAGTGACTTCATATAATAATTGCTTGCTCACCAGTAAACATTACGAGCGTTCGGGCGTATTCAAACTCATTAAGCCAATCCGACAAGCTTTTCACTGACCTCCCACAGCTTACGCGCTTTCTCTGCATCGCTGGCCTCTTTGGATAGCTGGTTCTCGAACGACGACGAGTTCTTATTCCAGCTCCAGTACACACCCGATTTTGACAGGCTTGGATCACTGACCACCTGTGCAAGTCGTTTTCCTGCTTCATCTTCGGAAACGTAGCCTTTTGTGATGTACTTCTGGAACGGTGGGAAGAGAAGCCTGAACAAGGGTATGTGCTCCCGGAACAGTCCCGTTTCGGCAATACAACCAGGGTAGAGGGACGCAAAGGAGACGCCCGTTTCTTCATGGAAACGTCTGTGGAATTCTTGCATGGTGAGCATATTGCAAACCTTGCTATCTTTGTAGGCCTTTGCACCATCAAATTCACCACCATCTATCATGGATGAGCTGCCCACTCCATTCAATCCTCCAGCAAGTCCCCTTAGATCACCGAGGTTGGCCTTCGGTGGCACATTCCCAGCCAAAGTATTTGTGTTCCCTGATAGAGCATAGATATCAAAATTGTGCTACTATTTCTGATAATGATTGTTGGAGCATAGACTCTGACCCAACGCTACACTTTTAACATACACTTTACAGTCAAGATcgcaattataattttacaatatttttcaggCGTCCTACCATAAGTAGTCAACAAGTGGTCGTCATTTTAACTGTATGAATCTTTTCTTAGTTTTTGCAATCGTTCCACAATCTGTCTCACGATTTTCAAACAACTTCCTCTAGATAATGTAACATTTCAGATTAAAGCAGCTTTGATTACAGCAAACTGTCATATATCATTCAGAGATTTTCCATAGAGGTACTTCGAGAGCGATTTCCTAGTAACAGAATGAGGATGCTGTGAATATAGACTATTATTACCTGTTATGGAGCCAACAATGATGAGGCGCCTTTGCGGGTAGTCCGACTGCTTCAGATCATCGAGCAGCAGCCTCGAAAGGAGGAAATGCCCAAGATGATTGGTCCCGACACTAAGCTCAAACCCATCGGCAGTGAATGTGGGCTCTTTTGCAGTTGGCAAATAAACGGCAGCATTGCAAACCAGCACGTCCAGAGGCCTCCCTGAACGACGAAACGTGTCTACAAATTGGCGGACACTTTCAAGGGAAGCAAGGTCGAGATGCATAACAGTGTAGTTCTCCTTGGGAATGCCGGCTGATTTAGCAGCTTTTTCGGCCTTGAGGAAATTCCGGCAAGCCATGATTACATGCCATTTTCCAGTTTCAGCAAGTGATTTTGCTGTGGCAAGGCCTAATCCTGAGGAAGCTCCTGTGATGATCGCAGTGCCTTTGCGCAGAGTCTTCTTCTCTGAAGGCTGATTTACAGCTGGAGTTGTAGCTGCTGTCTGTGCCTTAATTGGTCCTATCGATAGCTTTTTCCTTAGTTCCTGCAACGCCAAAATCATCATACTGTAAATAACAAATATCTTCACTTACTAGACATTATTATTCATTGTGTTCCAATTTCCAACAAATTAAGTACGATccattacatttatatattagacGCAAACAGACAGCGAAAC includes the following:
- the LOC105155209 gene encoding protochlorophyllide reductase-like, which gives rise to MAALLPSTLSIQKESKAIAIKETSLFGAALPTSLKAEFSPCFHKELRKKLSIGPIKAQTAATTPAVNQPSEKKTLRKGTAIITGASSGLGLATAKSLAETGKWHVIMACRNFLKAEKAAKSAGIPKENYTVMHLDLASLESVRQFVDTFRRSGRPLDVLVCNAAVYLPTAKEPTFTADGFELSVGTNHLGHFLLSRLLLDDLKQSDYPQRRLIIVGSITGNTNTLAGNVPPKANLGDLRGLAGGLNGVGSSSMIDGGEFDGAKAYKDSKVCNMLTMQEFHRRFHEETGVSFASLYPGCIAETGLFREHIPLFRLLFPPFQKYITKGYVSEDEAGKRLAQVVSDPSLSKSGVYWSWNKNSSSFENQLSKEASDAEKARKLWEVSEKLVGLA